Proteins encoded by one window of Bacillus rossius redtenbacheri isolate Brsri chromosome 3, Brsri_v3, whole genome shotgun sequence:
- the LOC134531000 gene encoding uncharacterized protein LOC134531000 isoform X3: MPKMMLHVNTKRIQHDEFEKDKANGTKRVLEVDFAMSFSCEYQNEIQSALWSRASVVLFTAAVFCNGNCKTYILCSDTNNKDKDTVFVFLDFFYTEILKENSAISEEIIWSDGPSSEFKNKFMVKTLEILNQKHNRTFTWKYFATSHGKGVVDGVGGNIKRLVRMKMMTQGEGCTIQSAKDFAEVAAQLDTKSHLWYIEEDHIRNEILSQNPWRNVPSIPGIKEFHIITCSTSSGFYAKNNALSTKIALSNPKGNLFNFPGKWVVVCYEGKEYPGEVVDASGDQVQVSVMVPTGPPHHFKWPRQPDCICYLKEDVAREISPPVVVNNRGLFKFIDI; this comes from the coding sequence ATGCCAAAAATGATGCTCCATGTAAACACCAAAAGAATACAACATGATGAGTTTGAGAAGGACAAAGCAAATGGTACAAAGCGTGTTCTGGAGGTTGATTTCGCAATGTCTTTCAGTTGTGAGTATCAAAATGAAATACAAAGTGCTTTGTGGTCTCGTGCTAGTGTTGTTTTATTCACTGCTGCTGTTTtttgtaatggaaattgcaaaacTTATATACTTTGTTCAGACACAAATAATAAGGATAAGGACACAGTCTTTGTGTTCTTGGATTTCTTTTACACAGAAATACTTAAAGAAAATTCTGCAATTTCTGAAGAAATAATTTGGAGTGATGGGCCCTCTTcagagtttaaaaataaattcatggtGAAAACATTGGAAATATTGAACCAgaaacacaacagaacatttacCTGGAAATACTTTGCGACATCTCATGGTAAAGGTGTAGTAGATGGTGTTGGTGGCAATATTAAACGCTTAGTAAGAATGAAAATGATGACGCAAGGGGAGGGATGCACAATACAGTCAGCTAAGGATTTTGCAGAAGTAGCTGCACAACTTGATACCAAAAGCCATTTATGGTATATAGAAGAGGACCACATTAGGAATGAAATTTTATCCCAAAATCCTTGGAGAAATGTCCCTTCGATCCCAGGAATCAAGGAATTCCACATTATTACATGTAGCACTTCGTCAGGGTTCTATGCAAAAAACAATGCACTGTCTACAAAAATTGCACTCTCCAATCCGAAAGGGAATCTATTCAACTTCCCTGGAAAATGGGTAGTCGTATGCTACGAAGGAAAAGAGTACCCTGGAGAAGTGGTGGATGCAAGCGGAGATCAAGTGCAGGTGTCAGTGATGGTCCCTACAGGTCCCCCACATCACTTCAAGTGGCCTCGACAACCAGACTGCATTTGTTATTTAAAAGAAGATGTAGCAAGAGAGATTTCTCCTCCAGTAGTGGTGAACAACAGAGGACTGTTTAAATTTATTGACATTTAA